Proteins found in one Halobaculum sp. MBLA0147 genomic segment:
- a CDS encoding amino acid ABC transporter permease, producing the protein MGAGRAGALAALGVFWLYLLVRWVNDWFGGVVVPKGTAFVPPSTLDGVAAGVPVAGGVVDATAFALEHLPALASATWLTVVMTVVGIGIGFLFAVPLAVARVYGRVSAYVSLAITELLRGTPLLAQLFMLYYGLNLSASVPGVFDSVLANRAVAVATLGFVINSAAYQAEYVRGAIESVDTGQLAAGRAVGLSKLEAIRFVVLPQGLRFAIPGWSNELVYLIKYSSLAAFVTVPELFDTANQIASDNFRYTAVFALTALLYLALVLSASRLTGWAERTTAIPGLGATSGEQ; encoded by the coding sequence GTGGGTGCGGGGCGTGCCGGCGCGCTCGCGGCGTTGGGCGTGTTCTGGCTGTACCTCCTCGTCCGCTGGGTGAACGACTGGTTCGGCGGCGTGGTGGTCCCGAAGGGGACCGCGTTCGTCCCGCCGAGCACGCTGGACGGCGTCGCGGCCGGTGTCCCGGTGGCCGGCGGCGTCGTCGACGCGACCGCGTTCGCACTCGAACACCTGCCGGCGCTGGCGAGTGCGACGTGGCTCACCGTCGTGATGACGGTCGTCGGGATCGGGATCGGTTTCCTGTTCGCCGTCCCACTGGCGGTGGCCCGCGTCTACGGGCGTGTCAGTGCGTACGTCTCGCTGGCGATCACGGAACTGCTTCGAGGGACGCCGCTGCTCGCCCAACTGTTCATGTTGTACTACGGGCTGAACCTCTCTGCGTCCGTGCCGGGCGTCTTCGACAGTGTGCTCGCGAACCGGGCCGTCGCAGTCGCGACGCTGGGGTTCGTGATCAACAGCGCGGCCTACCAGGCGGAGTACGTCCGCGGTGCCATCGAGAGCGTCGACACCGGCCAACTCGCCGCCGGGCGGGCCGTCGGGCTCTCGAAACTCGAGGCGATCCGGTTCGTCGTCCTCCCACAGGGGTTGCGCTTCGCCATCCCCGGGTGGTCGAACGAACTCGTCTACCTCATCAAGTACTCCTCGCTGGCGGCGTTCGTCACCGTCCCGGAGCTGTTCGACACGGCCAACCAGATCGCCTCCGACAACTTCCGGTACACCGCCGTGTTCGCCTTGACGGCACTGCTGTACCTCGCGCTCGTGTTGTCCGCCTCCCGGCTCACCGGCTGGGCGGAGCGGACCACCGCGATCCCCGGCCTCGGCGCCACGAGCGGCGAACAGTGA
- a CDS encoding DEAD/DEAH box helicase, which produces MHVRDLPLGDEYVAHFREQGIEELYPPQAAAVDAGVCDGANLVAAVPTASGKTFVAELALLSADGPGLYVCPLRALAREKYEEFAELPGVSAGIATGDYDSAAAELADHDVVVATSEKVDSAIRNGAAWIADLACVVVDEVHLVGSEGRGPTLEVTLATLRRRTADPQVVALSATVANPAAVAGWLDAELVESDWRPIDLRTGVYADGAVAFDDGTERSVPVGGPGERGGDATGPEPGGGARTGGDPDRPADDTEATAALVGAAVGEGGQAIAFVRSRREAEELAQRLSEERYANEAGIGMEAAAVAEELRQAGTTEQGERLAECAAWGVAFHHAGVRSDHRSVIERAFRDRELAVLCATPTLAAGVNVPARQVVVRDQRRYTGSGMEWLPTLEVHQMAGRAGRPGLDPYGEAVLVGDPDTETELWERYVDAGPEAVESQLRDRAALRTHALAVVAAGFADSQAEILDLLGETFYAHRTPNPDLGGVVGDVIAELIELDMLAPAPESGAELTATALGEQVSRQYVTPQTGARMVDGLRTVAGMADEDVGPLTVLEILCDTPDMDDTYLGNDERATLYQFARRHAASFTTDMTETDDFEAWLESVKTARVLLAWIEGADAEEIVAEYRIGPGDLESRIERATWLVGALDALADVVGVSTPAIAEVRGRL; this is translated from the coding sequence GTGCACGTCCGGGACCTCCCGCTCGGCGACGAGTACGTCGCACACTTCCGCGAGCAGGGGATCGAGGAGCTGTACCCGCCGCAGGCGGCCGCCGTCGACGCCGGGGTCTGTGACGGCGCGAACCTCGTCGCCGCGGTGCCGACCGCCTCCGGCAAGACGTTCGTCGCGGAACTCGCGCTGCTGTCGGCCGACGGCCCTGGGTTGTACGTCTGTCCGTTGCGAGCGCTGGCTCGCGAGAAGTACGAGGAGTTCGCAGAGTTGCCGGGCGTCTCGGCCGGGATCGCGACCGGCGACTACGACTCCGCGGCGGCGGAGTTGGCGGACCACGACGTGGTCGTCGCCACCTCCGAGAAAGTGGACTCGGCGATCCGCAACGGGGCGGCGTGGATCGCCGACCTCGCCTGCGTCGTCGTCGACGAGGTCCACCTCGTCGGGTCCGAGGGGCGTGGGCCGACGCTGGAGGTGACACTGGCGACGCTGCGGCGCCGCACCGCCGACCCACAGGTGGTCGCACTCTCGGCGACCGTCGCGAACCCGGCGGCCGTCGCCGGCTGGCTCGACGCCGAACTCGTCGAGTCCGACTGGCGCCCGATCGACCTCCGGACGGGGGTGTACGCCGACGGCGCCGTCGCGTTCGACGACGGGACGGAGCGGTCGGTGCCGGTCGGCGGACCGGGCGAGCGTGGGGGCGACGCCACTGGACCCGAGCCTGGAGGCGGCGCCCGGACCGGCGGCGACCCGGACCGCCCGGCGGACGACACGGAGGCGACGGCGGCGCTGGTCGGGGCGGCCGTCGGCGAGGGTGGGCAGGCGATCGCGTTCGTCCGGTCGCGCCGCGAGGCGGAGGAGTTGGCCCAGCGACTCTCGGAGGAACGGTACGCGAACGAGGCCGGGATCGGGATGGAGGCCGCGGCGGTCGCGGAGGAACTCAGACAGGCCGGTACGACCGAACAGGGGGAACGGCTCGCGGAGTGTGCCGCGTGGGGCGTCGCCTTCCACCACGCGGGCGTCCGCTCGGACCACCGCTCCGTGATCGAACGGGCGTTCCGCGACCGAGAGTTGGCGGTGTTGTGTGCGACGCCGACGCTGGCCGCCGGCGTGAACGTCCCCGCACGGCAGGTCGTCGTCCGCGACCAGCGCCGCTACACCGGCTCCGGGATGGAGTGGCTCCCGACGCTGGAGGTCCACCAGATGGCCGGGCGTGCCGGGCGGCCGGGACTGGACCCGTACGGCGAGGCGGTGCTCGTCGGCGACCCCGACACGGAGACGGAGCTGTGGGAGCGGTACGTCGACGCCGGACCGGAGGCCGTCGAGAGTCAACTCCGGGACCGCGCCGCCCTCCGGACACACGCGCTGGCGGTCGTCGCCGCAGGGTTCGCCGACTCGCAGGCGGAGATCCTCGACCTCCTCGGAGAGACGTTCTACGCCCACCGGACGCCGAACCCGGATCTCGGGGGTGTCGTCGGGGACGTGATCGCCGAGTTGATCGAGTTGGACATGCTCGCGCCCGCACCGGAGAGCGGTGCCGAGCTGACGGCGACGGCGTTGGGCGAGCAGGTGTCGCGACAGTACGTCACCCCCCAGACCGGCGCGCGGATGGTGGATGGGCTCCGGACGGTGGCGGGGATGGCCGACGAGGACGTGGGCCCGCTGACGGTGTTGGAGATCCTCTGTGACACGCCGGACATGGACGACACGTACCTCGGGAACGACGAGCGGGCGACGCTGTACCAGTTCGCGCGACGGCACGCGGCGTCGTTCACGACGGACATGACGGAGACGGACGACTTCGAGGCGTGGCTGGAGTCGG
- a CDS encoding amino acid ABC transporter ATP-binding protein, translated as MLEIEDLHKRYGDETVLEGVGLTMQRGDVTVLVGPSGSGKSTLLRCVNRLTEFERGTITLDGVDTDAIDVDDLRRDVGMVFQDFNLFAHLTALDNVALGPRRVLGLSETEAHDRARDQLEQVGLGDQVDSYPGELSGGQKQRVGIARALAMDPKLLLFDEPTSALDPELIGDVLDVMVQLAEEGMTMLVVTHEMDFARSVASELLFLEDGVIVERGPPERLFENPRERRTAEFLGRLTDLGDGTDTAGGDAP; from the coding sequence CTGCTCGAGATCGAAGACCTCCACAAACGGTACGGAGACGAGACGGTGTTGGAGGGGGTCGGACTGACCATGCAGCGGGGTGACGTGACGGTGCTCGTCGGCCCCAGCGGCTCCGGGAAGTCGACACTGTTGCGGTGTGTCAACCGCCTCACGGAGTTCGAACGCGGGACGATCACGCTCGACGGTGTCGACACGGACGCCATCGACGTGGACGACCTCCGGCGCGACGTGGGGATGGTGTTCCAGGACTTCAACCTCTTCGCACACCTGACGGCACTGGACAACGTCGCACTCGGCCCCCGGCGGGTGCTCGGTCTCTCCGAGACGGAGGCTCACGACCGGGCACGCGACCAGCTCGAACAGGTCGGACTCGGGGACCAGGTGGACTCGTACCCCGGCGAGCTGTCTGGCGGCCAGAAACAGCGGGTCGGGATCGCCCGTGCACTGGCGATGGACCCGAAACTCCTCCTGTTCGACGAGCCGACGAGTGCGCTCGACCCGGAGTTGATCGGGGACGTGCTCGACGTGATGGTCCAGTTGGCCGAGGAGGGGATGACGATGCTCGTCGTCACCCACGAGATGGACTTCGCGCGCTCCGTCGCCTCGGAACTGCTGTTCCTCGAGGACGGCGTCATCGTCGAGCGTGGGCCACCCGAGCGACTGTTCGAGAACCCCCGCGAACGGCGGACCGCAGAGTTCCTCGGGCGACTGACCGACCTGGGTGACGGCACCGACACCGCCGGAGGTGACGCTCCGTGA
- a CDS encoding transporter substrate-binding domain-containing protein: MVRTDDGVSRRTYLQLVGASSVAGITATAGCSAGGGGGEEITPATAPGFPPFEMKNDAGELIGFDVDLLSAVVEETEFTLGEWEEFEFSSLIPALKNDRADVVAAAMTITDDRDESVDFSESYYSADQAILVADSGDFAPSELADLADGKVGAQEGTTGASVVTEQLVEGGDLAEADFNTYGSYVLAVEDLVNGNVDAVVVDTPVANTFAANRPVSVTFTYETGENYGFAVQEGDSDLQSALDDGLATVREDGTYEELTAEYFTG, encoded by the coding sequence ATGGTTCGCACAGACGACGGTGTGAGCAGACGGACGTACTTGCAACTGGTCGGCGCCTCCAGCGTCGCGGGGATCACCGCGACGGCGGGGTGCAGTGCCGGCGGCGGTGGCGGCGAGGAGATCACCCCCGCGACGGCGCCCGGGTTCCCGCCGTTCGAGATGAAGAACGACGCGGGCGAGTTGATCGGGTTCGACGTGGACCTGCTGTCCGCGGTGGTCGAGGAGACGGAGTTCACCCTCGGTGAGTGGGAGGAGTTCGAGTTCTCCTCGCTGATCCCGGCGCTGAAGAACGACCGCGCGGACGTGGTCGCGGCCGCGATGACGATCACCGACGACCGCGACGAGTCCGTCGACTTCTCGGAGTCGTACTACTCGGCGGACCAGGCGATCCTCGTCGCCGACTCCGGCGACTTCGCACCGTCGGAGCTGGCCGACCTCGCGGACGGGAAGGTCGGCGCACAGGAGGGAACGACCGGGGCGAGTGTCGTCACCGAGCAGTTGGTGGAGGGCGGCGACCTCGCGGAGGCGGACTTCAACACCTACGGGAGCTACGTGTTGGCCGTCGAGGACCTCGTCAACGGCAACGTCGACGCGGTCGTCGTCGACACGCCGGTGGCGAACACCTTCGCCGCGAACCGTCCGGTGAGCGTGACGTTCACCTACGAGACGGGCGAGAACTACGGCTTCGCGGTACAGGAGGGTGACTCCGACCTCCAGTCGGCGCTCGACGACGGACTGGCGACGGTCCGCGAGGACGGCACCTACGAGGAGTTGACCGCCGAGTACTTCACGGGGTGA
- a CDS encoding amino acid ABC transporter permease translates to MPLVDPAAASQLGAVVSQVPSLPLQASPDDWAFVWENRDYLLSGAGLTVALTVVSLLVGFLAGFPAGVVEAYGEGALRSLVAGAGVALRGTPIVVLLIVAFFVLPTPDLRLLGLEVSGGFVAGVLGLGLRSAAYQAQIFRGALRSVDDGQLEAARAVGLGRIEAIRRVAVPQALRRSVPGFQNEVTIVLKDTSVVFAIGLSELLTRSYDLFVRQTTAVLEVILFASLIYFVLTFSTNRALDYAESYFAIPEGNA, encoded by the coding sequence GTGCCCCTCGTCGACCCGGCGGCGGCGTCACAGCTCGGTGCCGTCGTGTCGCAGGTTCCGTCGCTCCCCCTGCAGGCGTCGCCGGACGACTGGGCGTTCGTCTGGGAGAACCGCGACTACCTGCTGTCGGGCGCGGGGTTGACGGTCGCGCTGACGGTCGTCAGCCTGCTCGTCGGCTTCCTCGCCGGGTTCCCGGCCGGGGTCGTCGAGGCGTACGGCGAGGGGGCGCTCCGTTCGCTCGTCGCGGGTGCCGGCGTCGCCCTGCGCGGGACACCCATCGTGGTGTTGCTGATCGTCGCGTTCTTCGTGTTGCCGACGCCGGACCTGCGACTGCTCGGCCTGGAGGTGTCCGGTGGGTTCGTCGCGGGCGTCCTCGGTCTAGGGCTCCGGAGCGCCGCCTACCAGGCGCAGATCTTCCGTGGCGCGCTCCGGAGCGTCGACGACGGCCAACTGGAGGCCGCCCGGGCCGTCGGGCTCGGTCGGATCGAGGCGATCCGTCGTGTCGCGGTGCCGCAGGCGCTGCGTCGCTCCGTCCCCGGGTTCCAGAACGAAGTGACGATCGTGTTGAAGGACACCAGCGTCGTCTTCGCGATCGGCCTCTCGGAGCTGTTGACGCGGAGCTACGACCTGTTCGTCAGGCAGACGACCGCGGTGTTGGAGGTGATCCTCTTCGCGAGTCTGATCTACTTCGTGTTGACGTTCTCGACGAACCGCGCGCTGGACTACGCCGAGTCGTACTTCGCCATCCCGGAGGGGAACGCGTGA